The Syngnathus scovelli strain Florida chromosome 17, RoL_Ssco_1.2, whole genome shotgun sequence sequence TGGTACGTCCAAGTCTTACTCCGTGCTGCTATTCAAATATCATTAATTcgttatttatttacttgtgGTGGTAGTTTAATGAGTTAATTTCCATTTTGAATTGTTGGCGAGCTTCGCAGCTCACCTCGTGGTGCTCATGCCACTCCTAGCATGATGGCAGCTCAAGTTATTTCATTTCGGCATTTTATTTACGCTATTAAAAAGTGAATCATTTTCTTACTAAGCCTTTTGAATTTGTGTGAAATCGTCACTCCTATTTAGAAACCCACcgctgatttattttatttattttttccttgtTAGCTGCCACCTGTAATAACGCGCTATTTGGATACGAGCCAAACAAAATGTCGTTTAtgaatacattttgtttttatttggtcAAACATTCAATGATGACTTGCATGTGAATCCGTGTTTCAGCTGAGTCTGATGATTATTCCTCACTGCTCTGACGTGTTTGACCTCACATAGCGTTAAGGTGTACTTGTTTTTGACTGGACTGTTTCTAATGGCAAAAAATCCctgttttttctattttaatttttttttaggttctcTACATTCACAGCAAAGTGAGTTTCTAACTGCCCTTTCCACATTATGCATGTATAAATGTGCACGACAGAATTGACATGTAATAATTTCGTTCTTTTTCCCATGTTTAGGTTGCATTCCTGAGATGTATGTATCCTGTTGTTCCAGAATGTTGAGTAGACTTTAAAAATTGTTCGTTTTTAACATGTTGTATTCCCCGCGCTCGTATTTTTTGACATTTCAGTGCCACCAATTATTGGTTTTCGCGGCTCCATGTAAAAATGACTTATGAGCTCAAAGTCAAGATAGATTTTTAAGGGGGCTGTCTTAATTTTGGAACTTTAATCTTGTATCTTAATACTCAAATACTCAAGACATAACAAACGTGTTGTTGCAAAGTAACTCCTTTTTGACCTACTGGAAAGTTTatttatagtaaaaaaaaaaaatatcttaaaGAAAAGGCAAGTTTGAGatgaaagccccccccccccaaaaaaaaagtttcccccaaTACTGCACAATAACTTGTTTTGTGCACACAGTACATTAAAACGCATCCAATAAAACATTTGAGTTTGTGTTGAAACTTGTGTGGAGTTTAATTTGTGAGCTGTTGCATAATTTTTCTCAGGACAGGATTCCAATCGGGTGAGTTGAAAGTAAATGTCAAATgcaaagcacatttcagaatgtCTGCAGAATATCACCATGTCATTAGATATCTAATATAAACCAACACCAGTGTTGACCAAAGTATAAAACTGCTCTTGCATACATTAGTTGAATCAGATTTAATGAACTTGAACAATTCTGAAATTTTTGTCTTCAAATAAATTCATTTAGCAACTGTTTGGGTTTATCTTAATATGGTGATATAATGCCACAAAGTTAAAAAATGATGATAGTCTTTCATAGCACGGTACTTACCATGggcaaaggttttttttttttttttataaaagatGAAATTGAGGATTTTCCCATAACACTTCAGGATATCTCACAGCACACTGGGAATTGAGTGAAATACAAAAACGTCTGTTTTAATTACTCTTCCATGACTGCAATGTTCCACTTGCATTTTTGTGTGCTCTCCAAGCCTGTCAAGTTCCTTCAGACCTCTTCATCGTCCATTCTGTGCGGCCGAGGAGGCCGCGCCAGACTCCACATTGCTGAGCGTCACGTCCTTGGTCCGCTTAGTGGCTACCTGGTCCAGCGACGTCCCCTCAAAGAGGCGCGCCATGAAGCCCAGGCCGTTCTTCTTGATGTACGATTTGCCAGCAAAGGTGTACAGGACTGGGTTGGCGCAACTACTGATGAAGGCCAGGGCTGACGTCACGGCGCGACTCGATTGGTAGATGTGTTCTAGACTGTGGGGAGATGCAACAGCTTAAGTCATGAAGGTCAAAGGTAAGCAGCACACTTGGTTATTCTTCTCAACAAACCCTAGCCATTTGCTATACAGTTTGACATCAATTCTTTGCTTAGTTTTACTACTCACATTTCTCGTCTGGGTGATCCCTCCGAGTACCACTCAGCTGCCACCTTAGACCAGACCAGAACATGGTCAtcgttagttaaaaaaaaaaacatcaataaaaAGTATGACAATCACGAGGTAAAGACTAGTCAAACCTGTAtcatgttgatgacgtggtaGGGCAACCAGAAGAGACAGAACATCGCCACGATGGCCAGGATGAGGTTTTCACTGCGAACTTTTCGTTGAAACTGAGTCTGTCTCAGGCGTCGTAGAATGAGAACGTAGCTCGTGATGATGATGGCGTAAGGCAGGATGAAGCCTGCCACTGTCTCAAAGGTATACTGAAACCTCACCTGCAAAAAAGTAGTACGCTAGGTTGATTGAAGACAATTGACTACTTTCTATTGTTTACAAAAAAGGCCATTTTCTTCGTCTTTAGTTAATGAAGACAGATACGGTATACGTGAGGCTGAGGATACTTACGTATCGAGGTAGCGTGTGGTTGGGGGCGCACACGTGTCTCGTCTTGTTCATGTCGTCTTTGTCCTCCCGGACGTCCCGAAACACTAACGAGGGCAGCGCACTGACGGCCACCAGCAACCACATGCCCATGATGACGCGGCGCACCACCTTCCTGCTGAGCTTGGCCGCCGTCCTGCGGGGCAGCACGACCACCACCAACCGGTGCACACTCATCAGCGTGATGAGGAAGATGGAGGCGTACATGTTGACGTTGCACAGGTAGAAGAGACCCTTGCACATGGCTGTGCCGAAAACCCACGTCTGCTTAGCCAGGTAGACTATGAAGAAGATGGTGAGTGCCATGAGGAAGCCGTCGGCGCACGCCAGGTTGAGGATGAGCAGCGTGGTGACAGAGCGACGGCGGGCGCGAGCTAGGATGCTCCACACGATGAAGAGGTTGCCGGGAACGCCAAGTAGGAAGACCAGACTCAGGATGAGAGCGCCCACCGTGGTGGAATAGTCATTGCTCACTACGCTGTCGTCTTCAGGGTTCTGTTCTTCGAACGAGTCCCTGACCACATCGCTTAGGTTGTTCATGCTAGaaggagaagagaagagaaagcaTGGCGGTGGCCTTATTCGAGTGATCACTTTCTCGTTTCTTGTGACATTTGACTGGGTTTGAAATTTTTTATACATGGTAGTTGTCAGTGTTGGAGTTTACAAGTAGTTCTTGGTATTCTTGAAATGGATCTTGGTTGGTTctaatctttttttaatttggttttCAACTGGTACTTTTTCTAAATGTTTCTAGCAGGTTCTAGGCACATGGCGAATGATAGGGTTCTGAACTTGATgttatcatttgttttttgactTGGGAGGTCCGAGCTATACCAGTTGCTCTTTAACTTTGATCTTAAATACTGTAATATGAGGTTTTGTGTCTTGCAGAGTGCTATGTTGTACGTAAACTACCAGGAAATATTCCCACGGAGTCTGAAGCCAAACTCTTTAGCTCGGCATGCTAAAACACGCAGCCGCAGAATTTCCTGTTGCAATGTCTGTCGCGACATTGATGACATATACCTCTGATGCAACcatgaatttttggccacaagtaATTTCAATAGTAGTTTGTGGGAATCACCACTTAAACTCTATCATCAATATTCTACTTGAGACTTTAATAGCTTTTTAAGATTAATGCCCAAGTTAAACCCCACGACcaaccaaaacaaaatattaaatgCAAAGAAAAACTTAGTCGTATAAATGATTTATTAACAGCACATAGATTTATTGGAACTAATGTAATTACTAGCAGCTTTTATAATCAGAAGTGTACCTGAATGCTTACTTGGTGTTATCTGGTCATTTTTAAACAgtctaaatcttttttttaggaTGGTGTGGTATCAAGGTATTTTTTAGGATAGTAATTTTAATTGGCAATCCATTACAAACACACTTTCTCCGCGTATGCATTTAATAGAATCAGAAAACTTGTCAATTTTATGATGAAATATGACATTTACAAAAACACGCCAATACTTAcgccaaacaaaatgaaaaacacaTCAGAAATACAAATGCTGTTTAAACTGATATGAAGAAGACCAAGTTACTGACCTTTCCAGGATCCAATTTTTGTCCAAATGAAAATCTTCCACTTGTCCTGCTCTGTGCTCCGTCTATTACCTTGTGAGCGTGAAGATGTTACAGCACTCGTAACCTGAATCACACTCGACAAATTCGTGCACTGACATGCATAGAGGCGTGTACACTTCCCTTTGCTTATGAAAATATGTTGGTGGGAAAATACATAGGACGTGTACAACTTTGCATGATATCATTTGAATTCTTAAATCAGAAACTTTGAGACCGGAAATATCAATTGAAAATTCAGCTATCCTATGAACTAACCTGTTTACTGTTTCTAAACCTATCATCCATTATTTGCTGAAAAATTCACAGATTTCTGTTTTTCTGCTTGTCCTTAAATTCCCTAAAATTCCACTAGATTGTCCCAAAACTCCCTCTAAATACAAAAGTCGTACTGTTGCATAATCGGTCCAAGTACTGTATGCTGAAATGATACTTCTCAACTGAAAGACAAGCTTGGTGTGCTGCGGAGGAGATCAATTTAGCCTGGGTTGTTGAAAGGAGTCTTCTAAATCATGCCAATGGCAtcaacattttattattttgagcATACATCAGCAATTGCAATTATTTCCGTAAGTACTGTCAATGATGAAAAgagttttttaaaaatgcatgaGTTAAATTATTGTGACATTTGATTTTTACTGCCTGAAGGGAAGCAATTTTAATTGAATTACTAAGCTTCctgttgcacacaaacacacacaccaattaCATAATAGAGAGCACACACTCACCTGTTTGAACAAGTCAAGAATTTTGCTTTCCAGTAGGTAGTCATGGTCCTGTCATTTTGAATATAAACAGAATCCACTCAGTTTCGTAGataatttattgggaagaaaaaaaaacattactttccctttattaaaaaatgtgtaCCAATGGCCATTATCACATAAAAAATATGAATTCCCAGCAATAAAACAGGATAAGTGGAGCAGGAAGTTGTGCATATATAGCGAGTGCATTGCGAAAGGGATGATGACTTCATCAGTGTGGTTGCTCCTCCGTGTGCGAGGTGACCTGATAAGACTGCAAGTCCTGTCCGATGTACTCCGACACTGTGAATCGagaatgacaaaaacaaaatggtcaTGAATTGATGTCatcaggatttaaaaaaaaaaaataaagctctATCTATGTGCTCACAGACAGTATCATGTAATACAATACTCATTCACCTTCCTCAAATGTGATGGGATGCATGTCGGTGGAGCTTGGGAACTCCAGAGGACACTCCTGAACCTTTGCATCCCTCTCATCCTCGTGAGCCATCCTAAGAACCCTTACTGAGGGGTCCCAGCTCTCATAGTGGGAGTAAGGCACTGAGCATAGGTCCTGGTAGGCGCTCTGGCTTGTTGGAGGGGAGGGACACATCTCCTGAGGATAGGCAGAGTACTGGGAGTATGGTGGGGTGGGAACAGGAGGCAGAGGGGATGAGGATATTGGGCTGCCGGCCGGGAAAGGGCTAAGGGAGGAGGAGTGGGAGGGAGAGGGTGAGGAGGACAGGTAGGGTGAGTCAAGCCAGGGGGAAGGGGACGGtggctgtgaaccacggaggtacaaagacgggaggagctcagtaAAACCCAGCTCCAGGTTCTCAAAGCTGGGGTGATGCTCAGAGACAGTGGGGCCCATCCCACGAGGCTCCTCGGTCACAGTCTCGGCGCCGTACTCCTCCTGGTAAGCCAGGCTAGTGCACGGAGGGGAGTAGGTGGATGGGTAAGGGGACAAGTTGAAGCCCAGCCCTGTCTGCTCTTCGGCCATGGGGTCGCACCTCAGGTTCATTCTAGACTGACCCCCCACTGAAGAACACACCACCCCTGCATCCAGTGCCTGAGGCCGGGACATCAGTGGGTCCTCTTCCTTGAACATGCCTGcagggaaaaacaacaaaaaattgaAGCTTCTATACTGGAGAACTATTTGACCACGTTGATACTCACTGGGGACATATTTAAAGGAATGAGTGCTGCTCCTTTTCCTCTTCCCATTGGAGACGTAAAGATTGACTGACACTGGACGAGTGATAGACAGGTCGCAGTAGGGCGGCACCCTCATGCACAGCAAACACTAATTGAAGAAGAAACAACACATTGATGCCAAAAGAAAATCTCATCCAGGTTGGCTGCCTAAGCATAGAAGCCTGACGTCCTCTGAAGTGACTGGGGACTTCACCCAGAACCAGATGCCCATGCCACTGTATCTTTGTCCCCTCCATGTAGAGGAGCAGCAGCTCTAAGTACTCTGAgcccactcttggatgagtgaaCTTTTCACCCTAAAGGAGAGCCCAGACACCTTGCAGAGTATGCTGcatccgtgatcttgttcttttaGTCACCACCACCACTGGTGAACTTGCAGGTTAGCTAGTAAGTCAAGGGCACTCTAAGAAAGAAAACATCACAAGAACTACCTCATTGCTGTTGTCACGGTCTACGTGGGCTTCCTCTTCCCATTGAAGTTTACCATCTGATTAGTTGGAAGACAGAGTGGGATCAAAAACTCACCAGTTTTCCTCAATTAAACATGATGGAAAGTGAAACTAAAAACGATTGAAATGATTCTCTGCTCAACCTGTGCTTCTCTGCATGAAAACAACTCTCGAGATAGCCATGAAATTGGTGCCACTCAGTAGGAGCTCCTCGCCACCCTCTACTGAACAGGAAGTGAGGCTGATTGACTCGATGACAGGCAACTCTTGTGCTGACCGCTGGGCTGAGGCGGACACGAGACAAAATCAGGCTTTTGTGTTTTACCACTGGCAAACATAAGGGATCTACCACTCACAGCATTCGATGGGCAGTGAGGCCACCTGTAGGGCCAGAACCCGGCCAGGGGGAAGAGCAGGTGGTGCCAGAGGAATTTGGGTGCGGAAGACCAAGCGAACACGTGTGTTCTTCCTCCCGACGTCAGTTTCGCCCTTCCTCAGTTCAATGTCCGAGTTCCTCAGCTTGAGGATCCCAGCACAGTCAATGCTGCGGTGTTTAATGACATGATTGTCAGTCTTGTCAGCTTTCAAAAAGAATCTCAGTTCACTTACAGTGCAGTCATGTGGTTCTCAGGGTTGAGGGGGATGTCTAGCACTTTTGTTCCTGCCTGGATGTTTTCATGACTGGTGGTGCCCACCATTTTTCCCGtcaccctggaaaaaaaaagaaatacttttgAGTGAGCAACTAAAGTCCATTCCCGTTCTTTGGTTCTATATTTAGATTGGTCATCTCCAAATCACAAGACTTCTGAGATGAAATCATCATCACCTTTCTGAGAGCTTCATAATACCTGTGTATCTGATAGAAAGGGTGCGGCCTGATAGAGCGATCGTCCGCAGTTCCCACGAAAACCTGGAGAGAAAGTGGTTTCCTCTCATTGTATCCGAACAACTGCAGAGAGAGACAGGATTTGAGATGAGCTGATGGTTCACATATATCATCATTTCGCAACCCGAGCGGTGTCACCTTGACAACCGGATGTCCGGTTGGAGTGGCCTTGACAGCTCCTCTGCTCCCCTCAGTCTCATAGTGGGCTCGGTGGTGGGGCCGGGGTTGCACCTCAATGCGCAGCTCGTACTGCTCAAACTGGGAGGGCAGGGGCCAGTCGAGTGGTGGCAGGGCATTTAACCTGCATGCGTTTATATGACAAGGTTACACGTGTAAAGTCGATTTTCGGATTCATCTTAATCTGTGGTTGAAGTGAAATGATGACCTTTTACCTGAAGAGAGGACTGTGGGAATTGGCTCTGGTCCGGCCCCAAGCCAGAGCAGGGGGCACAGAGAGATAGTCCATACTCATTGAGGAGGGCTCTTTCCTGCTCTGGAGGGTCTCTGGCTGCTGTTGCCCAGAGACCTGCTCCTGATCCCTTGGAGACAACTGCAGGAATTAAAGTTGGATTGAGTAGCTTTACAGGTGAAATCAAAAGCCATCTTGGGATGTTGGTTcctaaagaccaacagtgtaccCCCATATTTAAGTTTCAGGTGAGAGTCTGAGGTTTTAGGGTTCAGTAAGGTTGGATTTGGTATCGTATTAGTTAGGAGTTAGATAGGGTGTGGGGTTGAGATCGTTAAAGGGTTAAAGGCAACGATTCAATCATGCGCCCACCGATACCTGCTCCATAGATGTCTTCCTCGTTTTCTGTGGAACACTGAGCTCAAAGCTGCCGGGCGAGTCTTGTGACAGAAGGCTGGGGTCTCTCCCTTCTAGGACACCCCCCTGCAACTCCTCAGAGTAACTTCCCCTGCGGGAGGTGCAAGGGGATGCGAggggtgagttcctccgcttcttTCCTCCGGGTGAAGTCGGCCGGGAGTATGGTGTGAGCCCGAAATGGAGCGTAGACTCGCTGAGCTCCTCTTCTTCTACCAGCAGCGAGTCGCAGCTGGAGGCCGGACTTAACCAGCCCCGGGACGAGGGGCTAGAGGCAGGGCTGGGGCTGAGCGAGCCG is a genomic window containing:
- the LOC125984460 gene encoding leukotriene B4 receptor 1, with the translated sequence MNNLSDVVRDSFEEQNPEDDSVVSNDYSTTVGALILSLVFLLGVPGNLFIVWSILARARRRSVTTLLILNLACADGFLMALTIFFIVYLAKQTWVFGTAMCKGLFYLCNVNMYASIFLITLMSVHRLVVVVLPRRTAAKLSRKVVRRVIMGMWLLVAVSALPSLVFRDVREDKDDMNKTRHVCAPNHTLPRYVRFQYTFETVAGFILPYAIIITSYVLILRRLRQTQFQRKVRSENLILAIVAMFCLFWLPYHVINMIQVAAEWYSEGSPRREILEHIYQSSRAVTSALAFISSCANPVLYTFAGKSYIKKNGLGFMARLFEGTSLDQVATKRTKDVTLSNVESGAASSAAQNGR
- the nfatc4 gene encoding nuclear factor of activated T-cells, cytoplasmic 4; protein product: MGAAPGSGWEEGEFDFKLVFEEDTPRSEEEGSGSVEPADSSSSVDGHSATSNAERSRVSIPSPPSSGNQRAGMHSPPPRRVPAREFSGTYESLPARSVQVSESRVVECPSIQITTISPEDESAPNLSWDIESGSRWDRERLYLPLLDPFTYRDRCPGSLSPSPASSPSSRGWLSPASSCDSLLVEEEELSESTLHFGLTPYSRPTSPGGKKRRNSPLASPCTSRRGSYSEELQGGVLEGRDPSLLSQDSPGSFELSVPQKTRKTSMEQLSPRDQEQVSGQQQPETLQSRKEPSSMSMDYLSVPPALAWGRTRANSHSPLFRLNALPPLDWPLPSQFEQYELRIEVQPRPHHRAHYETEGSRGAVKATPTGHPVVKLFGYNERKPLSLQVFVGTADDRSIRPHPFYQIHRVTGKMVGTTSHENIQAGTKVLDIPLNPENHMTALIDCAGILKLRNSDIELRKGETDVGRKNTRVRLVFRTQIPLAPPALPPGRVLALQVASLPIECSQRSAQELPVIESISLTSCSVEGGEELLLSGTNFMAISRVVFMQRSTDGKLQWEEEAHVDRDNSNECLLCMRVPPYCDLSITRPVSVNLYVSNGKRKRSSTHSFKYVPSMFKEEDPLMSRPQALDAGVVCSSVGGQSRMNLRCDPMAEEQTGLGFNLSPYPSTYSPPCTSLAYQEEYGAETVTEEPRGMGPTVSEHHPSFENLELGFTELLPSLYLRGSQPPSPSPWLDSPYLSSSPSPSHSSSLSPFPAGSPISSSPLPPVPTPPYSQYSAYPQEMCPSPPTSQSAYQDLCSVPYSHYESWDPSVRVLRMAHEDERDAKVQECPLEFPSSTDMHPITFEEVSEYIGQDLQSYQVTSHTEEQPH